One Paenibacillus sp. FSL H7-0737 DNA segment encodes these proteins:
- a CDS encoding S-layer homology domain-containing protein translates to MRLRYRNIFLVFFVTAFILVAVSSEKSDAATGNLALGKTAYSSSNEVDFFGPEKAVDGGNRDASRWSSERTDDQWFYVDLGEPVEIGRVIINWQTPAEQYQVLVSDDAVTWRNVFADNRVLVARGPVEDTIDFEPTLAQYVKFQGVTRRPIEDIYYGYSFWEFEVYKGKPLLPPMMDAVKNSIVVSEGDTQLNLPTVPDGYTLTLVNTDSLPVIDEQGNIHAPLVDTQVQLLLQIESDSDPTYLLADNALVTVPGLYEQTSDRNPEPRVIPSLREWLGTTGEFRLTDKSNIVIRAEDEAALQGTANILRKDLLDLTKLPLTVTVGSPQEGDIYLVLDAAQMGLGTEGYELNIGEYTSVAGSDQTGVMFGTKTILQLLGHDADHKTMPKGQTRDYPKYADRGFMLDVGRKFYTIEFLRDYVKLMSYYKMNRFQIHLNDDVGDVGYFRLESEKFPGVTSKDGFYTKQQFRDLQLLGMEYGVNVVPEIDTPGHSGAFIAYDPRLGSNNQLDINRPETLDFIKELFDEYLDGSNPTFVGPDVHVGTDEYFGDDKEAFRRYADMLLNHINSKGKRARLWGSLSAYDGTTPVSNNATMDIWYEPYGSVLQAIKLGYDVVNTNTNLLYIVPQLYRSYLNYDFIYNEWEPNDWLETKLPYGHPQVKGGMFALWNDVSVEKGVSMADSHQRILPSMQVLAEKLWRGNRVDRNFASFQADAAKYVDPPGVHQSHKLQVDNERNIVLDYTFDEGFADRSGNGFDGNAVNAGTEKGIFGQAVRLKGGASYVETPLRTLGFGWTMSMWIKPDADNPQGAVLLESPDGQLKYNIGGSGKLAITKENYVSEFNYKLPTDRWTHVIMIGDDTGTSIFINGSEYTATLKDGSKLETFVLPVAKIGSETNAFKGLIDELIVRNIYVDLHGNLALHKQAESSLPESSSYTADKAVDGRGDTRWSSNWVDDTWFMVDLGEVKNIDAVSILWQTAYGSKYRILVSEDKENWTNVVKDNNGEINGKPGRVVTTFQSTPARYVKFEGVSRATMFGYSFEEFEVYGEEYKLGNIRPIIDLLTAIEAYKLVEDNYSPEGWAQLQQAMVQATAAIQTAQLTRPEAEQAYAGLSIARDRLTIEDVMGLIELNVNESIAANLYLPQKGQLGTRIVWSSSKPDYLNANGQLLQRPSGSDMEVVLTATISKGDASAKKTFKIKIKALPSSGGGGWVPTPITPDPEEGQNGSSNPGGGDPGNGNENGNGNGGESGGSTTVRLNDIASHWAKASIKRAVELGFVAGYTDETFKPNKTVSRDEFVVMLVKALKLQGTNSSLDFADASSIQAWAKPYIAQALESGLINGYADGTFRPKASISRAELAAMIVRSLGLKTSEGHELSYADADQIPDWAKPYVAVAQEAGVMNGRGDNRFAPAASATRAEAVVVILNMLDALAELQAQEQN, encoded by the coding sequence GTGCGTTTACGGTATAGGAATATTTTTTTAGTGTTTTTTGTTACCGCTTTCATTTTAGTTGCCGTTTCATCGGAGAAGTCCGACGCCGCAACAGGTAATCTGGCTTTAGGAAAGACGGCTTATTCGTCGTCGAACGAAGTAGACTTTTTCGGGCCTGAGAAAGCGGTCGACGGTGGCAATCGGGATGCAAGCCGATGGTCTTCGGAAAGAACGGATGACCAGTGGTTCTACGTTGATCTAGGCGAGCCTGTAGAAATTGGAAGAGTAATCATCAACTGGCAGACTCCGGCGGAACAATATCAAGTTCTTGTGTCTGACGATGCGGTAACCTGGAGGAACGTATTCGCGGACAACCGCGTGCTCGTCGCCCGCGGACCAGTCGAGGATACGATCGATTTTGAGCCGACACTGGCGCAATACGTTAAGTTCCAAGGAGTAACGCGACGTCCAATTGAGGATATCTATTACGGATACTCCTTCTGGGAATTCGAGGTATACAAGGGCAAACCGCTGTTGCCGCCTATGATGGATGCGGTCAAAAACAGCATCGTCGTCTCCGAGGGAGACACTCAGCTGAACCTGCCCACTGTACCGGATGGTTATACGCTGACGCTGGTGAACACGGACAGCTTGCCGGTGATCGACGAGCAGGGCAATATTCATGCGCCGCTTGTGGATACTCAGGTTCAGCTGCTGCTGCAAATCGAGAGCGACAGCGATCCGACATATCTGTTAGCGGATAATGCGTTAGTCACCGTACCCGGTCTCTACGAGCAGACGAGCGATCGGAACCCGGAGCCGCGAGTCATTCCTTCTTTGCGTGAGTGGCTGGGCACAACCGGCGAGTTCCGCTTGACGGATAAATCCAATATCGTCATTCGCGCGGAGGATGAAGCGGCTCTGCAGGGGACGGCCAATATTTTGCGGAAGGACTTGCTTGATTTAACGAAGCTTCCGCTGACGGTTACGGTTGGTTCACCTCAAGAGGGGGACATCTATTTGGTGCTGGATGCCGCGCAAATGGGATTGGGGACAGAGGGCTATGAGCTGAATATCGGCGAATATACTTCCGTCGCTGGCTCCGATCAGACGGGCGTCATGTTCGGCACAAAAACGATCCTTCAACTGCTCGGCCACGATGCCGATCATAAGACGATGCCCAAGGGGCAAACGCGCGATTATCCGAAATACGCGGATCGAGGCTTCATGCTCGATGTGGGCCGCAAGTTTTATACGATCGAATTTTTGCGGGATTATGTGAAGTTGATGTCCTACTATAAGATGAACCGGTTCCAGATTCATCTGAACGATGATGTCGGCGATGTCGGTTACTTCCGTCTGGAGAGCGAGAAATTCCCGGGAGTGACGAGCAAGGACGGCTTCTATACGAAGCAGCAATTCAGAGACCTGCAGCTGCTTGGGATGGAATACGGCGTAAACGTCGTGCCGGAAATCGATACACCGGGCCATTCCGGCGCGTTCATCGCTTACGACCCTAGGTTGGGCAGCAACAATCAGCTGGATATCAATCGTCCGGAGACGCTCGACTTCATTAAAGAACTCTTTGACGAGTATCTCGACGGCAGCAATCCGACCTTCGTCGGCCCGGACGTGCACGTCGGCACGGATGAATATTTCGGCGACGACAAGGAGGCGTTCCGCAGGTACGCGGATATGCTCCTTAACCACATTAACAGCAAAGGCAAGCGCGCTCGTCTGTGGGGCAGTCTGTCCGCATATGACGGCACGACGCCAGTCAGCAACAATGCGACGATGGACATCTGGTATGAGCCGTACGGAAGTGTCTTGCAGGCCATTAAGCTTGGCTACGACGTTGTCAATACCAACACGAACTTGCTCTATATCGTTCCGCAACTGTACCGCAGCTATTTGAATTACGATTTTATTTACAATGAGTGGGAGCCTAACGATTGGCTGGAGACGAAGCTTCCTTATGGGCACCCGCAAGTAAAAGGCGGCATGTTCGCGCTCTGGAACGACGTGTCTGTAGAGAAGGGCGTCTCCATGGCGGACTCGCATCAGCGTATCTTGCCTTCCATGCAAGTGTTGGCGGAGAAGCTGTGGAGAGGCAACCGCGTCGACCGGAACTTTGCAAGCTTCCAGGCGGATGCCGCAAAGTACGTGGACCCGCCGGGTGTTCATCAGTCGCACAAGCTTCAAGTCGACAATGAGCGCAATATCGTTCTCGATTATACTTTCGACGAGGGCTTCGCGGATCGTTCGGGCAACGGCTTTGACGGCAACGCGGTGAATGCAGGCACGGAGAAGGGAATCTTCGGGCAAGCAGTAAGGCTCAAAGGCGGAGCCAGCTACGTGGAAACGCCGCTTCGCACGCTCGGTTTCGGATGGACGATGTCCATGTGGATCAAACCGGACGCTGACAACCCGCAAGGAGCTGTGCTGCTGGAATCTCCGGATGGACAGCTGAAATATAACATCGGGGGCAGCGGCAAACTGGCCATCACGAAAGAAAACTACGTCAGCGAATTCAATTATAAGCTGCCGACCGACCGCTGGACCCATGTCATTATGATCGGCGACGACACGGGGACCTCCATCTTCATTAACGGCAGTGAGTATACGGCTACTCTAAAAGACGGCTCCAAGTTGGAAACGTTCGTATTGCCAGTAGCCAAAATAGGCAGTGAAACGAATGCTTTTAAAGGCTTGATTGACGAACTCATCGTAAGGAACATCTACGTGGACCTGCATGGAAATCTGGCTTTGCATAAGCAAGCCGAATCCTCGCTGCCGGAATCCTCGTCCTACACGGCGGACAAAGCGGTGGACGGCAGAGGGGACACCAGATGGTCCAGCAATTGGGTGGACGATACCTGGTTCATGGTGGATCTGGGTGAAGTGAAGAACATTGATGCTGTATCTATTTTGTGGCAAACGGCTTACGGTTCGAAGTACCGCATTCTCGTGTCCGAGGACAAGGAGAACTGGACGAATGTCGTGAAAGACAACAACGGCGAGATTAACGGCAAGCCGGGACGCGTCGTGACTACCTTCCAAAGCACGCCGGCCAGATACGTGAAGTTCGAAGGCGTGTCCAGAGCTACCATGTTCGGCTATTCCTTTGAGGAATTTGAAGTGTACGGCGAGGAATATAAGCTCGGCAATATACGGCCGATTATCGACCTGTTGACGGCTATCGAGGCCTACAAGCTCGTGGAGGACAATTACTCTCCTGAAGGCTGGGCACAGCTTCAACAGGCGATGGTACAAGCGACTGCGGCGATTCAAACCGCCCAGCTGACTCGTCCTGAGGCCGAGCAGGCGTATGCCGGGCTGAGCATTGCGCGCGATCGTCTAACGATCGAAGACGTAATGGGTCTGATCGAGCTTAATGTGAATGAAAGCATTGCCGCGAATCTCTATCTACCGCAGAAAGGACAGCTCGGCACGCGTATCGTCTGGAGCAGCTCGAAGCCCGACTATCTGAATGCCAACGGACAATTGTTGCAACGTCCGTCAGGCAGCGACATGGAGGTCGTGCTGACCGCGACGATCAGCAAGGGAGATGCATCCGCGAAAAAAACGTTCAAGATCAAAATCAAAGCGTTACCTAGCTCTGGTGGCGGAGGATGGGTTCCGACTCCAATAACTCCAGATCCGGAAGAAGGCCAAAACGGCAGTTCGAATCCGGGAGGCGGAGATCCAGGCAATGGCAATGAGAACGGCAACGGCAATGGCGGGGAGTCTGGCGGATCGACAACGGTTCGACTGAACGATATTGCGAGCCATTGGGCAAAAGCGTCCATCAAACGGGCCGTCGAGCTTGGATTCGTAGCGGGCTATACCGACGAGACGTTCAAGCCGAATAAGACGGTCAGCAGGGACGAATTCGTCGTCATGTTGGTCAAAGCGTTGAAGCTGCAAGGTACGAACAGTTCGCTGGACTTCGCGGACGCAAGCTCAATTCAAGCTTGGGCGAAACCTTATATTGCGCAAGCCTTGGAATCCGGCCTGATCAATGGCTATGCGGATGGGACCTTCCGTCCGAAGGCTTCGATTAGCCGAGCAGAACTGGCAGCGATGATTGTTCGCAGCTTGGGCCTGAAGACTTCGGAAGGGCATGAGCTCTCTTATGCGGACGCGGATCAAATCCCGGATTGGGCGAAGCCGTATGTGGCAGTAGCCCAGGAGGCGGGAGTAATGAACGGTCGGGGGGACAACCGGTTTGCCCCGGCCGCCTCGGCGACGCGTGCTGAAGCTGTGGTCGTCATTCTGAACATGCTCGATGCGCTTGCAGAATTGCAAGCGCAGGAGCAGAACTAA